The sequence TCTACCGGACCCACACCTGTTTTAGCAGCAGATTTGATTTCATCGTGTATGCTGAGCTTTACTGTAGCCGTCGGCATTACATTTTCCCCAGTCATAACGGCAATTCCTTCCAGTTTAACTATTTCTTCCTTGGCTTTACCTAAAATAGTCACTGCAATGGCCTTTAAATCAGCATCAGTAACCTTTTTACCCTTATCTCCAAGAGTTTTAATCTGATCATAGACCGTGCAGAACTGGTCTTCATTCATTTCAATACCATATTCATCTAATTTTGATCTAAGGGCATTGGCTCCAGTATGTTTTCCTAAAACAATTTTGCGAGTGTGACCAACCATTTCAGGACTAATAGGCTCATATGTTTCTGCATTTTCCAGAATACCATGCACATGAATACCAGACTCATGAGCAAACGCATTTTCTCCCACAATAGCCTTGTTAGGTGGCATTTTTATCCCCGTGATTCTGGAGACAAATTCCGATAGATTAACTAGCTGCTGAGTTTTGATATCTAAAGGGAAATCATAACGAGCGATTAAGACCATAACTACTTCTTCTAAAGAAGCATTGCCTGCCCTCTCACCCAGACCATTTACAGTAGCATGTACCTGTTCTGCTCCAGCTTCCACTGCAGCCAGCGAATTTGCAACTGCCAGTCCAAAATCGTCATGACAGTGCACACTTATACTCGACTTAATAGTTTTTTTAAGTTCTTTAACCAGCCAGTTCATAGAACCTGGGATCATTACCCCTACCGTATCGGGTACATTAATGAAATCAACCCCGGCCTCATCCACGGCTTGGTAAATCTCAGAAAGGTATTCAAATTCAGTTCTGGTAGCGTCTTCTGCCGAAAATTCAGCCACTATACCATGGTCTTTTATATATTCCACAGCATCAACTGCTTTACTTAAAATATCTTCTTTAGTCATTTTAAGCTTAAATTCTCTATGCAGAGGAGATGTACCAATAAATGTATGAATATAATCAACTTCGCAATCTATTGCAGCATCCAGGTCACCTTTCAAAGTTCTTGCCAAACCACAAACCTGGGCATCCAGGCCCAGAGATAATATTTCACGAGCTGCTTCTTTTTCTCCTTCAGAAGCCGCAGGGAATCCAACCTCAATTGTTTTCACACCTAAATGGTCCAGCTTTTTAGCTATCCGTATCTTCTCATCCACGGTCAGGGCCACACCGGGTGTTTGTTCACCGTCTCTTAAAGTAGTATCAAATATTACTACCTCTTCCGGTAAATTCATGGTTTTTTTTACTTTCTCAATGTACATAGACATTCCTCTTTGGTTTGGCTAGGCTCAGAAAGAATCTGATCCTGTATTTGCTGATTTTCATCCTATAAATCATTAATCCCAATGAAATAATGAAATTAGGACAAAATTTCGTTTAAACAGTTATATTTCAGGACCTTATCTAATAAAAATATTTGCCGAGAATGGTTAAATATTTCTAAAAAATGAAGTTGGAAAAAAATATATTAATAATAATTATTATTTAAACACCCATTATCAAGCTTAGAAAG is a genomic window of Methanobacteriaceae archaeon containing:
- a CDS encoding 2-isopropylmalate synthase produces the protein MYIEKVKKTMNLPEEVVIFDTTLRDGEQTPGVALTVDEKIRIAKKLDHLGVKTIEVGFPAASEGEKEAAREILSLGLDAQVCGLARTLKGDLDAAIDCEVDYIHTFIGTSPLHREFKLKMTKEDILSKAVDAVEYIKDHGIVAEFSAEDATRTEFEYLSEIYQAVDEAGVDFINVPDTVGVMIPGSMNWLVKELKKTIKSSISVHCHDDFGLAVANSLAAVEAGAEQVHATVNGLGERAGNASLEEVVMVLIARYDFPLDIKTQQLVNLSEFVSRITGIKMPPNKAIVGENAFAHESGIHVHGILENAETYEPISPEMVGHTRKIVLGKHTGANALRSKLDEYGIEMNEDQFCTVYDQIKTLGDKGKKVTDADLKAIAVTILGKAKEEIVKLEGIAVMTGENVMPTATVKLSIHDEIKSAAKTGVGPVDAAINAIQSLMSDTLDIELQEYHIDAITGGTNALAEVFVIMSDTDGNNATGRSTRDDVVMASVEAVLDSINKILMVR